A genomic segment from Melanotaenia boesemani isolate fMelBoe1 chromosome 9, fMelBoe1.pri, whole genome shotgun sequence encodes:
- the LOC121645536 gene encoding uncharacterized protein LOC121645536, translated as MDSLYEAVQRSSDGPPPPVPSRSSSRSCSRSCSPAVLLDDHTKWRGSGRSISLEMPQTHGTNTNKKKRRTHVSKSASDNETLDNPGCNTAVWQPARSREDLVHIPNNHIEEVRKTKHRTETKAGKGAHHSGTKKKEKPSSNQSTSGVTTESKPAVKRNQKTGKKPGGRSGKEGSKKSHNSRVCSPPGTMSPTLGPNYLDIPYTSRSDKRLFLGKSSTLPAQENTTPGRCADMMVSLPGGATPTHHQRWSNPGDSSPAWGTVQHTCRRPLTEYRVYSHEFSPSPGKEWDGRHQPPMAQNDSLKRDSKPQIPPRVPRSVTEVDLSDPNI; from the exons ATGGACAGCCTGTATGAGGCAGTGCAGCGCTCCAGCGATGGCCCTCCCCCACCTGTTCCCAGCCGCTCATCCAGTCGCTCCTGCAGCCGCTCCTGCAGCCCTGCTGTCCTGCTGGATGACCACACAAAGTGGCGAGGGTCTGGAAGGTCTATATCCCTG gagATGCCGCAGACACATGGGaccaacacaaataaaaagaaaagaag AACACATGTATCCAAATCTGCATCAGATAACGAAACACTGG ATAACCCCGGCTGTAATACTGCAGTGTGGCAGCCTGCCAGGAGTCGAGAAGATTTAGTCCACATCCCCAACAATCACATtgaag AAGTGCGAAAGACTAAgcacagaacagaaacaaaagcagGGAAAGGAGCCCATCACTCTGGcacaaagaaaaaggagaaaccatcatcaaaccag agtACCAGTGGTGTGACAACAGAGTCCAAGCCTGCTgtcaaaagaaaccaaaagacTGGAAAGAAACCAGGTGGAAGGAGTGGGAAAGAAGGATCTAAGAAAAGTCACAACTCTAGAG TCTGTTCTCCACCAGGCACAATGAGTCCAACACTGGGACCCAACTATTTGGACATTCCATACACATCCAGGTCAGACAAAAGACTGTTCCTTGGTAAATCCTCAACCCTGCCCGCTCAGGAGAACACAACCCCAGGTCGCTGTGCAGACATGATGGTCAGCTTACCTGGTGGTGCAACACCCACCCACCACCAGCGGTGGAGCAACCCAGGTGACAGCAGTCCTGCATGGGGGACAGTTCAGCACACCTGCCGCCGGCCACTCACAGAGTATCGAGTGTATTCCCATGAATTCAGCCCATCACCTGGAAAGGAGTGGGATGGACGGCATCAGCCCCCAATGGCCCAGAATGACAGCTTGAAGCGGGATAGCAAACCTCAAATTCCCCCAAGGGTGCCACGATCTGTCACTGAAGTGGACCTTTCAGACCCAAAT ATCTGA
- the ly6d gene encoding lymphocyte antigen 6D, whose amino-acid sequence MKVLLLSVLVLLLCSTHVLTLQCYTCESDSDQICKTVTVCSDTAQYCKTVLHGDVISRTCEEFCAQDYFTTCCQEDLC is encoded by the exons ATGAAGGTTCTGCTGCTCTCTGTGctggtcctgctgctgtgtAGCACTCATG TGCTCACGCTTCAGTGCTACACCTGCGAAAGTGACAGTGATCAAATCTGTAAGACGGTGACAGTATGCAGCGATACAGCCCAGTACTGTAAAACTGTTCTGCATG GGGATGTGATTTCTCGAACTTGCGAGGAGTTCTGTGCTCAGGACTATTTCACAACTTGCTGCCAAGAGGACCTATGTTAG